Genomic DNA from Thermodesulfovibrionales bacterium:
GCAGCAGCGTATCAGCGCCCGGAGCATCACTGAATATCTTCCTTTCACGGGGCGAGAAGTGAATCTCTTTACCAAGGGACAGCAGCGTATAGAATCCGGTGGTTTTATCAAAGGAGACAGAGCCTCTTTTACACACGTCGACGGGGTCAAGACTTCTGATGACTTCCCATGCTTTTTCCTCTCCGGGAGACATTGCTTATTATAGTACAGTGACCCCGAGAGGTGGAATACGTGGATAACCAGGCGGTGATTCAGCCTCACGCACTGTCAAGCCGAGTTTTTCGTTCTGCAGTCCGCATTGTTGCATAAGCCCAGTGCGTCAACTGCGGTCACAAGTGGCAAGCCTAATAGCGCTAGAAGTAGCTCCCTCGTGTACCACTTACCACTATGTCCTGATATAATGGTGCTAACGAGAAGCAGAAGTCTTTGATTTGAGGAATACCACCTGCAAACAATGTGTATTACGTGGAGACAGTGGGAAGATTAAGGATGGAGCCATCGTCTACGCGGTATATCGAATTTCAAGGCAAAACAATCGAGGTCGATGAAGAAGGATTTCTGAAGTCTGACAAAGATTGGTCCGAGGAATTAGCGAATTGCTTGAGCAAAGAAGATGGGATTGAACTTTCAAAGAACCACTGGGAGATTATCAATTTCGTACGGTGGTATTACAGGACCTACCAGAACAGCCCTCATCCGAGATTTATTATCAAGAAACTCAACAAGCGGTATGAGACCGCGAAATACACCGTCAAATACCTATTTCAATTGTTCCGGCAGTATCCCGTAAAGAGAGCATGTAAATATGGCGGCATTCCTTTCACCGAAGGCACCTGATACGAGTCAGAATTAGACTGGATGTCTGATCATGACAATTCAAAATAAGAGAAAGAAGTGACGGGGGTTATCTAATAGGCTGATAAATTGAATGGTGGTGCGTTGTCTTGTTATTTTCTTCATTGCGTTTACGGGAATGAGGGCTTCGATTTCAAAAATACGCGCCAGTTGCGATTGCGAGCGACTCACACTTTGTCGGTGGATCCGGGAGGGAGAAGTATTTCCTGAACCTGGACATTCTCAAAAAACTTGACATTAATATCTTGTCATGGTAAAAGCTCATAAAGAGAGGAAACATATCTAAAAGGAGGGGCTAAACCTAGGCGCTTCAAGGCCGTGAGGAAAAACCAACAAAAAGGAGATGAAATATGGAAAAGAGCGCGGATAAAGGCTTCCTCAAGACACTGGGCTTAATAGTGGCTGCACCGTTTATCGGTATAGCATCTGTCGTTGCTTTGCCTTTTTCGTTTCTGGTCGCCATGGGGATGTCGGCACTTCATAATATCCTTGGTCTAGCGCAGAAAGGCATGTCTTTTGGTTGGCGGCCTCTGGAGGCCTATTTGGGCGGCGGGAAAAAAAGCAAGGGAGAGAAGAATGAGGAAGAACAATGACGTATGTGCTTCTGAAATGTCACTTCTTGTGCCGGAAAAAGAAATTGCTTGCAACAAGTGTAATTTTTTGAACTCCTCACATGCAATAACGCAGCTCGGCTAAAGATAGTCGGTGAAGTCCGTGTATCTATTTCTTAGTCAAGACTCGTGATGACACTGATGTATGATCCCGCCAATGTTCTTCCAAAGTTTGTGGAAAGTGTCTTCAGACCCGCATGACTCTTTCAAAATAAGGTAGCTGCCACAGGGTAGGGGATTTTGATGCCTATCTGAAACAAAAAGGGGATACCTCGCTTTTTTGCCTATCCACAGTGCCCCAACGATCATGGTTGTGTCGAACGTCTCAACAGAACCCTTAAGGAAGAGTTTATCAACTATAACCTCAACCTCATCGATGACCTGACCGTATGAGATGACCACCGTCAAGAAGGGGATGCCTCTTCAGATGTATTCCTTTCTTGCTTATTCCCCTGAAGAGAATACATTGAGAATTCGTGCGGGAAATAAACTTTGTAAAACCCCAAGGGAGAAGGAAGAGAAAAAAGAAATAATAAGGTTGTAAGGAATCAGCAGCTGGGCATTGGGCTTTTCAAAACGACCTTTTATAGTACTTAAAGTAGAAGTTTAAGATGTAATGAGTTACTACCTGGCTTATAATAATAAAAAAGGTGGTGTCTCTTTCCCTTACCCGTGTTTTCTTTGAGACTAATCGTCTCACGACTTCACTTTTTACGGCCTTAACTCCTCGACAACGTTACAGCCAGTGACTCCGGGTAGAGAGAGCGGGACACCACCTGTACAACCGCTCTTTTCAACTCAACCATACCCCTTTTCGGGGGCCTTGTCAACTAGTATTTCAAAAAAAAGGTCAGACAAGAGTCTGACCTTTTCGCGGAGTTTGATGTGAGGAGAATAGGGCGAAGTTGCTTACCAGGTCGCCTCGCCTTTGAGAACTTTATGAATGTCCGCGGCGGCCCTTTTTCCGGCTCCCATTGCGCTGATTACGGTTGCCGCGCCGGTGACTACATCACCGCCGGCCCAGACACGGGTTTTCTTCGTCCTGCCTGTCTCAAGGTCGGCAAGAGCGGTGCCGTGCTTTGTCCTTTCGAGACCCTCTGCCTCAACGAAGACGAGAGGATTCGGGCTGGTGCCAAGCGCCATGATTACGGTATCCACCTCCATCTCGAATTCGGACCCTTCGATCGGAACAGGTTGTCTCCTTCCGGACTGGTCCGGCTCGCCGAGTTTCATGCGGATGCAGCGCATCGCCCTGACGGAACCGTCTTTGTCGCCGAGTATCTCGAGGGGGTTTGTCAGGAAATCAAAGATTACTCCCTCCTCGCCAGCGTGATGGAATTCTTCCTCCCTTGCAGGAACTTCATCGCGAGAACGGCGATACACCATATGGACCTCGCCCGAACCATTCCCGGTCTTCTCAGCCTGAAGGGCCTGCAGACGAAGACTGCACCGGACAGAGTCCATCGCCACGTTCCCCGCACCGATCACCGCCACCTTCTTTCCCACCTTGACAGGGGTGTCGAATTCCGGGAAGCGGTACGCCTTCATGAGATTGACGCGGGTCAGGAATTCATTGGCGGACATGACTCCGTTATAGTTGATGCCGGGGATACGCATGAAAGAAGGCAGAC
This window encodes:
- a CDS encoding TusE/DsrC/DsvC family sulfur relay protein, whose amino-acid sequence is MGRLRMEPSSTRYIEFQGKTIEVDEEGFLKSDKDWSEELANCLSKEDGIELSKNHWEIINFVRWYYRTYQNSPHPRFIIKKLNKRYETAKYTVKYLFQLFRQYPVKRACKYGGIPFTEGT